The Vibrio tarriae genome includes a window with the following:
- a CDS encoding insulinase family protein, which yields MHISPNDTHQYRYITLSNGLRTLLIQSPDVQKCAAALAVNVGHFDDPIERQGLAHYLEHMLFLGTEKYPKVGDFQTFISQHGGSNNAWTGTEHTCFFFDVLPNAFAKALDRFSQFFIAPLFNAEALDKERQAVDSEYKLKIKDESRRLYQVQKETINPQHPFSKFSVGNQHTLGDREHSSIRDEIIEFYQSHYSAKLMTLSLIGSQSFDELEAWAERYFAAIPNPQRDIKPLPPFVDREHTGILIQIEPLKEIRKLILAFPMPSTESYYQKKPLSYFAHLIGYEGEGSLLEVLKEKGWITTLSAGGGVSGSNYREFAVSCVLTQEGLDHVDEIIQSLFQTLNLIATQGLQAWRYQEKRAVLESAFRFQETQRPLDMVSHLVVNMQHYAPEDTAYGDYMMSGYDEALLQHILSYLTPENLRATLIAKGGEYDKKAQWYFTPYSVRPFTAEQLHRFRQPLDLPISLPEPNPFICYDLDPSEVKENHTLPQVLQDLPGFKLWHQQDTEFRVPKGVIYIAIDSPHAVANCRNIVMTRLCVEMFLDALAKETYQAEIAGMGYNLYAHQGGVTLTLSGFSQKLPQLMEVILRKFAQRDFQPKRFATIKQQMTRNWRNAAHDKPISQLFNAMTGLLQPNNPPYAELLAAIDDVQLEELAHFVDTILSQLHVEMFVYGDWPAAEAHKMAEVLKDALRVQGQTYEESLRPLVMLGKSGTFQREVQCQQDDSAIVVYYQSHEVSPRSIALYSLANHLMSATFFHEIRTKQQLGYMVGTGNMPLNRHPGLILYVQSPSAPPSELIRSIDEFLNALYMVLLELNEYQWHSSKRGLWNQISAPDPTLRIRAQRLWVAIGNKDLSFDQREKVLEELKNLSRADMIRFVVNELKPRTAHRLIMHTQGRAHHDAPALQLGQEIGSVEEFQLRPKAYDVG from the coding sequence GTGCATATCAGCCCCAATGATACTCACCAGTACCGATATATTACGCTGAGCAATGGCTTACGGACGCTACTCATCCAAAGCCCTGACGTCCAAAAATGCGCAGCGGCGTTAGCGGTCAACGTCGGACACTTTGACGATCCTATCGAACGCCAAGGTTTAGCTCACTATCTCGAACACATGCTGTTTTTGGGCACAGAAAAATACCCGAAAGTTGGCGATTTTCAAACTTTTATCAGTCAGCATGGCGGTTCGAATAATGCATGGACTGGCACAGAACATACCTGTTTCTTCTTTGATGTTTTGCCCAACGCTTTTGCTAAAGCGCTTGACCGTTTCAGTCAGTTTTTTATCGCACCGCTGTTTAATGCCGAGGCTTTGGATAAAGAGCGTCAAGCCGTCGACTCAGAATACAAACTGAAAATTAAAGATGAGTCACGCCGTCTCTACCAAGTACAAAAAGAGACCATTAATCCGCAGCATCCTTTTAGTAAGTTTTCGGTAGGTAATCAGCACACCTTAGGCGATCGTGAGCACAGCTCAATTCGAGATGAAATTATTGAGTTTTATCAGTCTCATTATTCCGCCAAGTTGATGACGTTGTCCCTGATTGGGTCACAAAGTTTTGACGAACTCGAAGCATGGGCTGAGCGTTATTTTGCCGCGATCCCAAACCCGCAACGCGATATCAAGCCCCTACCTCCTTTTGTTGATCGCGAACATACGGGAATTTTGATTCAGATTGAGCCTCTCAAAGAGATTCGTAAGCTGATCCTCGCTTTTCCGATGCCCAGCACTGAAAGCTACTATCAGAAAAAACCGCTCTCTTATTTTGCTCATTTAATTGGCTATGAGGGTGAAGGCAGCTTGCTCGAAGTTTTGAAAGAGAAAGGTTGGATCACCACTCTTTCTGCTGGCGGAGGGGTAAGTGGCAGTAACTACCGCGAATTTGCCGTCAGTTGTGTGCTGACTCAGGAAGGATTGGATCATGTTGATGAGATTATTCAAAGTCTATTCCAAACGCTGAATTTGATTGCGACTCAAGGCTTACAAGCGTGGCGTTATCAAGAAAAACGTGCTGTGCTTGAGTCGGCTTTCCGCTTTCAAGAAACCCAGCGCCCACTGGATATGGTCAGCCATTTAGTGGTCAACATGCAGCATTATGCCCCCGAAGATACGGCTTACGGGGACTATATGATGTCAGGCTATGATGAAGCCTTGTTGCAACACATTTTAAGTTATCTCACCCCAGAGAACCTGCGTGCCACCTTGATTGCGAAAGGGGGCGAGTACGATAAAAAAGCGCAATGGTACTTTACCCCTTATTCGGTTCGCCCTTTCACTGCTGAACAACTGCACAGATTCCGCCAGCCGTTGGATTTACCCATCTCGCTGCCTGAACCCAACCCATTTATCTGTTATGACCTCGATCCGTCAGAGGTCAAGGAAAACCACACTCTGCCGCAAGTGTTGCAGGACTTACCCGGATTCAAACTTTGGCATCAGCAAGACACCGAATTCAGAGTACCTAAAGGCGTGATTTATATTGCGATCGACAGCCCGCATGCCGTGGCTAACTGTCGTAATATCGTGATGACCCGTTTGTGTGTGGAGATGTTTTTGGATGCGTTAGCCAAAGAAACATACCAAGCCGAAATCGCGGGGATGGGCTACAACCTCTATGCCCACCAAGGTGGCGTGACGCTCACGTTGTCAGGTTTTAGCCAAAAATTACCGCAATTGATGGAAGTGATTTTACGTAAATTTGCGCAGCGCGATTTCCAGCCTAAGCGCTTTGCCACCATCAAGCAGCAAATGACTCGTAATTGGCGCAATGCCGCCCACGATAAACCCATCTCTCAACTGTTTAATGCGATGACTGGGTTATTGCAACCCAATAACCCACCTTATGCCGAGTTACTAGCCGCGATTGATGATGTACAACTGGAAGAGTTAGCCCATTTTGTCGACACAATTCTGTCACAGTTGCACGTCGAAATGTTTGTCTATGGTGACTGGCCTGCCGCCGAAGCCCACAAGATGGCGGAAGTGCTCAAAGACGCGCTACGCGTTCAAGGGCAAACTTATGAAGAGTCGCTTCGCCCATTGGTTATGCTCGGAAAGAGCGGAACGTTTCAACGTGAAGTACAGTGCCAACAAGATGATTCCGCGATTGTGGTGTATTACCAATCTCATGAAGTCAGCCCACGCAGTATTGCGCTTTACTCGCTGGCCAATCATCTGATGTCGGCCACCTTCTTCCACGAAATTCGCACCAAACAGCAACTCGGTTATATGGTTGGTACGGGCAATATGCCATTAAACCGCCATCCGGGTTTAATCTTATACGTTCAATCACCATCGGCTCCGCCAAGTGAATTGATCCGCTCTATTGATGAGTTTTTGAATGCCTTGTACATGGTGCTGCTTGAACTCAATGAATATCAATGGCATAGCAGTAAACGGGGATTGTGGAACCAAATCTCCGCGCCCGACCCGACACTCCGGATTCGAGCCCAGCGTTTATGGGTTGCGATTGGCAATAAAGATCTCAGTTTCGATCAGCGAGAAAAAGTGCTGGAAGAGCTTAAAAATCTCAGCCGTGCTGACATGATACGCTTCGTTGTCAATGAACTGAAACCACGTACGGCACATCGCTTAATTATGCATACTCAAGGCCGAGCCCATCACGATGCCCCTGCCTTACAACTCGGCCAAGAAATTGGCTCAGTGGAAGAGTTTCAACTGCGTCCTAAAGCTTATGATGTGGGTTAG
- the sixA gene encoding phosphohistidine phosphatase SixA, protein MKIYIMRHGEAQQFAPSDAQRALTDRGCHESEAVARACVNQRGVKGFDLVLVSPYLRAQQTWELLTDHFSAKRVETCDGITPYGQSDRVFDYLSALIEVEQLESLLLVSHLPLVGYLVSEFVADMIPPMFPTSGMICIDYDPIAQNGQPLWNVHP, encoded by the coding sequence ATGAAGATTTATATTATGCGTCACGGTGAAGCACAGCAGTTTGCTCCTAGTGATGCACAAAGAGCATTAACCGACAGAGGATGTCATGAATCCGAAGCAGTCGCTCGCGCATGCGTCAATCAACGGGGCGTGAAGGGCTTCGATCTTGTGTTGGTTAGTCCTTACTTACGTGCTCAACAGACGTGGGAACTGCTCACGGATCATTTCTCCGCCAAAAGAGTGGAAACTTGCGATGGCATCACGCCCTACGGCCAGTCGGATCGAGTATTTGATTACCTATCGGCCTTGATTGAGGTTGAACAGCTCGAATCCTTGTTGCTGGTTTCACATTTACCGCTAGTGGGGTATCTGGTATCTGAATTTGTGGCCGATATGATTCCACCCATGTTCCCGACTTCAGGAATGATTTGTATCGATTACGACCCCATAGCGCAGAATGGACAGCCTTTGTGGAATGTGCATCCGTAA
- a CDS encoding VOC family protein has protein sequence MQQQLYATGLAPQQLLEKLDVFIAKIEQLLDLLGLDLRANQLDHIALRINDPQLAQVAHQAWLAYGEEISCAQINGRPIIVIRFNQPLQVSHWQIECLELPYPAQGKTYPEQSWEHVEFVIPSQALSAEAFCEELKGGYPSLAEKWHQLNELGIKVKLSSPQGEGERLANPTVAFQWQGVCIKMHPHPLQTIVESERA, from the coding sequence ATGCAACAACAACTTTATGCGACAGGGCTTGCTCCACAACAACTGCTCGAAAAACTCGACGTATTCATTGCCAAAATTGAGCAGTTGCTTGATCTTTTAGGCTTAGATCTGCGAGCCAATCAGCTAGACCATATTGCGCTGCGAATCAACGATCCGCAATTGGCGCAAGTCGCTCATCAAGCTTGGCTCGCTTATGGTGAAGAGATCTCTTGTGCGCAGATTAATGGCCGCCCGATCATCGTGATTCGTTTTAACCAGCCACTGCAAGTGAGCCATTGGCAAATTGAGTGTCTTGAACTGCCGTATCCTGCGCAAGGGAAAACCTATCCTGAGCAGAGTTGGGAGCATGTAGAATTTGTGATCCCTTCACAAGCTCTGAGTGCAGAGGCTTTTTGTGAGGAGTTGAAAGGCGGTTACCCCTCACTGGCGGAAAAATGGCATCAGCTTAATGAACTCGGCATCAAAGTGAAACTGTCGAGTCCACAAGGTGAAGGGGAGCGTTTGGCGAACCCAACCGTTGCGTTCCAGTGGCAAGGGGTGTGTATTAAGATGCATCCACACCCGTTGCAAACCATTGTGGAATCCGAAAGGGCCTAA